In Streptomyces canus, one DNA window encodes the following:
- a CDS encoding nicotinamide mononucleotide transporter family protein, whose protein sequence is MNSLNTEAFTLFGQHILWSDMIGNILGLIALALGWRRNLWSWPVQFASGLILFGAFFGHLTGSAGKQTVVMVVALYGWWQWNRDKTKSGDGHIAPRFATWRERAALVGAAAVGTVAVALLFKAYPTLSWDPWPDAYIFVGTVVAMYAQARGMVEFWFAWLLVDLVGVPLNFANGYAFSGFVYVIYGALVLWGMRDWWLRSRESAQPALEGAPA, encoded by the coding sequence GTGAACTCCCTCAACACCGAGGCCTTCACCCTGTTCGGCCAGCACATCCTCTGGTCGGACATGATCGGCAACATCCTCGGCCTCATCGCCCTCGCCCTCGGCTGGCGGCGCAACCTGTGGAGCTGGCCGGTGCAGTTCGCCTCCGGCCTCATCCTCTTCGGCGCCTTCTTCGGGCACCTCACCGGCAGCGCCGGTAAGCAGACCGTCGTCATGGTCGTCGCGCTGTACGGCTGGTGGCAGTGGAACCGCGACAAGACCAAGTCCGGGGACGGCCACATCGCCCCGCGCTTCGCCACCTGGCGCGAGCGGGCCGCCCTCGTCGGCGCCGCCGCCGTCGGCACCGTCGCGGTCGCCCTGCTCTTCAAGGCCTACCCGACCCTGTCCTGGGACCCCTGGCCGGACGCCTACATCTTCGTCGGCACCGTGGTCGCCATGTACGCCCAGGCCCGCGGCATGGTCGAGTTCTGGTTCGCCTGGCTCCTCGTCGACCTCGTCGGCGTCCCGCTGAACTTCGCCAACGGCTACGCCTTCTCCGGCTTCGTCTACGTCATCTACGGCGCGCTCGTCCTGTGGGGCATGCGCGACTGGTGGCTGCGCTCCCGTGAGTCCGCGCAGCCCGCCCTGGAAGGAGCGCCGGCATGA